In Miscanthus floridulus cultivar M001 chromosome 8, ASM1932011v1, whole genome shotgun sequence, the sequence ggactagcttgccggcaagcaagtgaacctcgggataaatcattgtgtcttggttgtctccttggtattcattggtattcatatatggatcacttgccacggcggtatacctctctaccactctcttgtatttcattatacatttATTTGTATAAAGCTTGTGGTAGTCAAGACTAGATAGTGTAGTACTTAATTGTATCACCATTGCTAGATTGATCACATAGGTGTATATTAGAGACATagccttgttgtgatatactagagatcatcgaaaatagaattggataggtggcttgcaaccccaagtatagtgctagcgcaaaattcgcttcgccattttattgactaatcatttgtcttagtgttgttgtagaaatttttaataagcTATTCAGCTGTCACCCTGGGCATTCGGTTAACCGAAACCGTTCGGTTTGGTTCCTCGGTTCTTTATAAAATTCGGTTAGCATAAAATTGGAACCGATCGGTTAGCTAGAAAACTTGGAACTAAGGAAATTcggtctcggttagttcggttcggtttcggttagaaccgaactaaccgagccATACATTACATCAGCGAAACAGAagggaagaaaaggagaaaaatGAAAACCGAGCCATACATTACATCAGCCATACAGTTCGGTTCTTTTGCTATTGGGCCAATATGTACAGATTCGGTTCATCGGTTCTGTTCGGTTAACCGAGGTCCGGAACCGAATTACCCGATATTATTTCGGTTCCTGAGAACTGGGAACCAAACTAGGAACCAAAATTTTCGGTTTTGGTTAATTTGGTTTCGgtttcggttatttcggttcggttctcggttatttttgTCTAgggttattcaccccctctagccccTTTCAGTCGAGTACGCGTCGTGTTTGAATTTCTGTTCGATGGTCACCGCCGTGCTTGACCGATTCTTTCGTCGTCGTTTCCGGTGAAGGTCGTAAGGCCTCAGCGAGAGTTTTCCTTCCGCCCCTGACCTTAACCAAACAATCACCAAGAGTCAGCGCTGGTGATTCCCTTGGTCGCGGCAACTTGCTCAGCCATGGTGATACAGCCGGCCGGCGAACGTCTATCAAGGCCCTCATTATGTTACGAACAAGCTGGACCTTGGAGTTCGTCGTCACCAGAGATGTTGTCGCCTCTACTCGCCGCCGTACCGAGGAATCTTGCAAAGCTAACTCCGCTTCACACAGACGTTCCTTGGTAAAACCATGAACGGCTGCATGTCTAACCAGATCCGGCGTATATGGCGATTGAGTTGCGACTTCATCATCGGAATCATCATCCATCGACGCCCAAAATTTAGACTTCGCTCCCATGGGACGGAGGTCCGCCATAGGATCCGGTGTAGGCCGGTCACCGACGAATTTCCATTCGCCGTCATCCTCCTCCGTCCCATCTCCATCTACTACGTCCTCCGATACGATTACCTTTGCAACCCCTACCTGATCCACCGCTCGCTGGCGAAAGCCTAGAGCGCCTGGAATGCGAAGTTGCCGAGGAAGCGGAATGCGTGGTCGTCGTGCATTCGATCTGCCCTGAACCAAACAATCCTATTCCCCGTCAGACTATTTTCACTAGGGTTTGGATCGGCGGTCAGGGCAATCCCAACGTAGCTATGCCATCCACCATCGCTTTCCTGCTCGCCGTCATGGATGTCAGCGCCGTCGTGGTCATCCCTATCTTACCTTTTAGCCACGTGTTGTTTCTGGAGTCCTGACTCCTGAGGACTCTTACTTACCAGCATCAGCTAGCCTTCTCATTGACATCATTCGCTAGGTATGCTGGGCACTTGGGAGTTGGGACTTAAACTCTTGTAGATAGACAAGATACAACAATGTTCGTCTATATCGGATGGTGGTGTTGCGTGGTGGTTAGCCAATGTTTGCAATTGCTACCTCATCTGCACGTGGCATCCGTCTGAGAGAACTAGGGCGCTGTAAAAGTAACATTAACCTCACTCAGCAAGCCATTGGCCACTGCCAAATCGTCGTTCAACGAAGGAGCATTCGAATCAAAAACAAGGATGGGCCGGCGCGATGCATTGCCATGCCAATATGCCATGCCACGGAGACACGCAATCTCACCGCTGCCTCGCGCCCTCACAGCATATTCACCGCTGATTCTTGTCCAGCTGAGAGGAAGCAATCTGTCCAAGCTGATTTTGAGTTGCAGGAGGATCagtttcaccttggccttcaagGACAAAATCCATCTCAGAATCCCTGGGGGCAAGCTGCTCCTGCCAACGACTTGGCCCATAAGTCCCTAAATTAAGTCGTGCACGCATAAGGCGACCTACATGATGTGTCAGAGGATGACCTTGCGCATGGATTCGACTTTAAAAAAAACATAACCTTTAATCTTGAAAAGGTAAAATTTTGATTAGAATTAAATATTAATCTAGATTGTGGATTTATGAATATGCTGTCAAGGATTTAACGTTTTACTAAATTAAATTGCAACACATGGAATTAAGATCATCAGCCGCTGCAGCCGGCAGTCTGAACAAGCACATGCACAGTATATGGACACAAAAAGGGGAAGGATATGGAGAACACTGTATGTCTGTATGTTAATGGCAGTATTTTGTTAATACCGATGTAGATTCAAACCTGCATCAGCCAGCACCGACGGTGAGACTGAGGTCACTTGTTCAGCTAGCTGCCAGAGGTGAAGGAAGAGAAAAGGGTAAGGCGTGGTACGACTGGAGAAGATAAACAACGGAGATATAGACCCAAGACCTTGAGTCAGGCTGAATGGGCGATTGTTCACGATGGCATGGCATGCAGGATAGGGGTTGATTGACTTTCGAAGTTTCGATGGCCATTCGGCTCGCTTTTCATCAATTTTAGTTCTCTTGCTCTACTTCATATAAAATGTGTTCCTTCGGAAATAAAAGAAATATTGTTTATGCATGCAGGGACGAAgctagaaaaaaatttaggagaggctgaacaaaagaatagaggtttttttatcttctcttaaccttagccccacctacctaatacatatatgcataaaattttaagagatgACTTAGAGGGGCTCCACGTGCCCAGGATCGgtaggggggctagagccccccagCCCCACCACTGCCTCCGTCGCTGTATGCATGCAAAACACCAACTCAAATGCCAAGAATAAATGTTACTGTGGCAGTGACAGTGTGTGAGAGATGACTACAAACGCATGAAATCTTTCAAATGGTAATCCTGAATTTTCTTTTTAGTATTGGTTTTATTATTAGACATACCATGAAATCTTTCAGTTCCTCAATGTCAACATATTTCAAATCCTCAAGCACAACATCACCTGCATTAGACCCCTTAACGCATGCTGCACATCTAATTCAATCAAATACAATGTCAATTTAAATCACGCCATGACTCAAGAAGACTAGATGAGAACTGGAAAGCTACCTTCTTAAGCCATCAAGAACCTCCAGATTATTTGGGTCACACTTCAAGCCCTCTAGGTAAGTTGCCAAAGCATTTTCATAACTTTCCATCAGGAACTGGACTTTAGCTTTACACACATAGCCCTTTAGAAAATTTGGATCTAGTTCAATACATTTCTCTGCATCCTCAAGACCTTGAGGAAAGGCTCCCAGATGGATGTGGCATAGAGCTCTGTTGCTAAATGCCTGTAAGATCAATCATAAATTAAATGAATTGCTACAACCAGGAGTGCCAAAGAACAAATGGGTCAGTTCCAGAGCATGTCTTTACAGCGAACAATGCATGCCAGATATGACCGATCATAGATGACGTTTTACCAATGTAAGATTTTAATTTACCAAAAATTTTACAAATTTCAAAAGAGGTACCACCACCGGTCATATTTACTTGACATTCAGACATGGGGGAGTTAGCTTATTTTCTTCTTGTTTTCTTGCCTGAAACTTCATCTATATTTGACTGAAGATAGTACTACTTTACTAAGGATCTGGAGTTGCCTTTACTTGAGAAGGAAAATCAGGGGAACAATGAATATGCTTACTCTTGGATCCTTTGAGTTCATTTTCGTAGCTCGCGTGTAGTGTATTGCTGCTTCATGGTATTTCTTCTGCCTGAAAAATTCATTGCCTGAAGCATTTCATAGTAAGGGCCAATTGCATCATTGTATGGCATACAACTAGTACTTAGGAATTGGATACATGATGCTTAAAAAACACAGATTACTAGGAGAAGTATCTACTCGTCCCTTTCTTTCTTTTGTGCTCTGCCTTCTTTCGCATGGAAATCCCCATACTATATACACACAAAAGTACTAAATGGAAATTTCTAAGAGTATTTCATTGTTGACCAAAATGTGTGTTTCCTTTGTGATTGATATAAGAGAATGCAGaacaaagaaagaatcaaggagATAAGATATCAACAGATTGAGAAGAGATAGAGtcttcttttattttatttttctttagtttctaatttcttttccttcttcttgtttCCTTTTCTCTTTCTCTTGTGGTCCTTGTCTTTTTCGTTCTTTGCCGCCTTGGCTTTGCATATGTACAGCTttgcttttcattttaattttaatttaaaTTACGTAGGGGCCTCCCCTCCCGACTTCCTCAAAGAAACATTGCCCAATCTCACATTTCAATAGTGCTGTAATCGAGCAAGATCCAAACCTTTCTCGCGGTATTGGTTGGCGGCTTCCTGATCCAATCGCTCCTGTTCCTCAACCTCCTTCCTCACTCTCTCCGCTTCGTTGAGCTTCTCGAGCGTCTCCTCGCTGTAATTTTCGGCCAGCGACAGCTTGAGGGCCCTTATCGCCGGCGTGTAATCCGCTGCGCAGCACGCGAGCTCGAGCAGCGCCGACGCCTTCTGAAACAGCGACGAGCTCGCTGCCGGAGCTGAGCTCCCTGCCGCGCTTCACGGCCTCGTCGCAGTCCCTCGCGCACTCCTCGTACTGACCATGTCCCAAAGCGTTAGCGGCCGGCGGCTCGCAGCGAGGGTATGGGATAGAATCATAGAGGGaatggaggggggggggggggggggggggggggacgcgaACCGGGAGAGACCTTGCCAATGCGGAAGTAGGCGGCGGCGCGGTTGATGAGGAAGGTGATGTCCCTGGGGTCAAGGAGCGCGCCGAGGGTGTTGTGCTCCACGGCCGCCTCGACCGAGGACTTGCAGTAGGCGTTGTTGCCGGCCTCATTGGCGCGGCGCGCCGCCTCCATCGCGCGACGACTCCCAGTGGGTGGGTGATGCGGTGGCGCTAGCGGTCGATagtgcggcggcggcgagcacgaGGGAGCGCCGCCGACTTTTACATAGACTACGGCCGGCCGCGGGTTGGCTTCTGTCTCTGGCTCTCTGCCAAGTAGGACACATCAGGGTTGGAGGAGGGCTCCGCCTTCTAGTGCGCTAACATGTAACTATTTTTGAttgaatttctaaaaaaaattcgttAAGATTTGTAGTATCAAATTAATATCATTAAAtttatcatagaatatatttttataatgtgtttattttattttatagatattgttattttttaatataaagttaattaaattttaaaaagtttaacCGTGGATTCAATTGATTTATTCGGGCACATACGGAGTAACAATCCCCGCTTTCCATGCCGTTTTCGATGGACAGAATCGCGGGCCATCACTCCCATCAGTATAGCCGTTGGTTGGGCTTTTATTGAATATTTATGCAAAAGAAAATGTTACTATAATTTTCACAGTACATTAGATTCTATTTTCGTATGACTATATGGAGATGTTCGTAGCTGTTTCAATACAGATAGGTAGGTTTTTATAGTTGTCCCAACCAAAAACAACTTTTTCATAACATAATTATACTGTACAACGTAAACACTCATAACACGCACTACAACTTACAATGGTTTTTCCATAGCTTATAACTTAGAGCAACTCTAATAGCTTAGCTAAAATTAATAGCTAAATTTCATTGTTTAGCCATTTtgttgttgacacaaaatgtgacacattgtgcctcacacacagcaagccgaaaagcgtggcttcaatcgggttcccgggtgcttcgtgatccggaagcgtgccagtcagtttgacctgaaaactaacaagggataaaataattaaatgccaaaccggaacatgtcgggtaagaccggacagttccatatatacggccctgaagccacttacaacgacatacagctatagagagctatctgccaacaagtttataaaccattcagctaatcgtaagatgaatgcacgtaaagacctgattgccaaatgcatgtgcatgggaagacatgtttgaacaagtaaaattaattatgagttaatgcacaaccaagctcagcaatccagccgagttgggttccatgaagaaggaacatacaaataaacacgattaaactaatctaaaacctgcatctgccgcacgacacctggtttcgttaaacttaaacgtaattaacatatatgaacccgcgacatgtgacaatctagattaaaatcatTCAGTCATTATGGGCATGCTATCTATTTGCAAagataatatgaaaagcaatgattgTTGAAACacaaataaaaccataagagagagagagccgaacaat encodes:
- the LOC136470687 gene encoding U-box domain-containing protein 70-like, whose translation is MSECQAFSNRALCHIHLGAFPQGLEDAEKCIELDPNFLKGYVCKAKVQFLMESYENALATYLEGLKCDPNNLEVLDGLRRCAACVKGSNAGDVVLEDLKYVDIEELKDFMEQLAPRDSEMDFVLEGQGETDPPATQNQLGQIASSQLDKNQR